Proteins encoded by one window of Molothrus aeneus isolate 106 chromosome 16, BPBGC_Maene_1.0, whole genome shotgun sequence:
- the AQP8 gene encoding aquaporin-8, whose amino-acid sequence MDTEAKPSAPRPPRYERHVQPCLAELLGTALFIFTGCLALLDEPGGTGRLQSALAHGLALAATVAVLGDISGGHFNPAVSLAVWLLGGLHVTLLIPYWLCQLCGGVIGAGLAKAVAPSERFGNASGGALGGPTAREQLPAVLGAEIVLSSFLLLVVCMGAINGRTSTPLAPLCTGLTVTAGILAGGGVSGACMNPARAFGPALVANCWNYHWVYWVGPMLAALLVGGLVRFLLGDQATRLLLK is encoded by the exons atggaCACCGAGGCCAAGCCCTCTGCCCCACGGCCGCCCCGCTACGAGCGCCAcgtgcagccctgcctggccgagctgctgggcactgccctctTCATCTTCACGggctgcctggcactgctggatgaGCCGGGGGGCACGGGCCGGCTGCAGTCCGCCCTGGCACAcgggctggccctggctgccactgtggctgtgctgggggacatCAG CGGCGGCCACTTCAACCCCGCCGTGTCCCTGGCCGTGTGGCTGCTCGGGGGGCTGCACGTCACCCTGCTCATCCCCTactggctgtgccagctctgcgGAGGGGTCATCGGAGCTGGCCTGGCAAAG GCGGTGGCACCGAGCGAGCGCTTCGGCAACGCCAGCGGCGGAGCCCTGGGCGGCCCCACGGCCCGAGAGCAGCTCCCGGCTGTCCTGGGGGCTGAGATCGtgctcagctccttcctgctcctggtGGTCTGCATGGGAGCCATCAACGGCCGGACCAGCACCCCGCTGGCCCCGCTCTGCACCGGCCTCACCGTCACCGCCGGCATCCTGGCGGG GGGCGGCGTGTCCGGAGCCTGCATGAACCCAGCCCGAGCCTTCGGGCCAGCTCTGGTGGCGAACTGCTGGAACTACCACTGGGTCTACTGGGTAGGGCCCATGCTGGCCGCGCTCCTGGTCGGGGGGCTGGTGAG gTTCCTGCTGGGTGACCAGGCCACCCGCCTGCTCCTGAAGTGA